The proteins below come from a single Aegilops tauschii subsp. strangulata cultivar AL8/78 chromosome 6, Aet v6.0, whole genome shotgun sequence genomic window:
- the LOC109734765 gene encoding uncharacterized protein: MPASSHPPSPASPLEDDNLVPQILLRLPPDPSSLPRASLACTRWRNHVADPGFRRRFRLHHCHNPPLHGFFDGCGSLDFLPTLDAPDRVAPERFSLKLDEGDGVCRPLGCRHGLVLIIVPKLLQVLVWEPFTGDQHRLDVPPGLTTNGCDASRINGAVLRGAAGDAEHFQVVLVAADGGVENRRAVACVYSSEAGAWERFITTPLPNHGHASSLFLRYSTSVYMDHAVLAGDSLYWQLIGNFQGILQLDLERKRLAVMPVPVPIYSKGNCFKLMRAEGGGGGIGFLFMSNSDYIAQLWRRKTDANGVASWVIGRSIELDKLLSLRSGMENIRIVGFAEDNNVVLMDMLSGFFMIQLDSLQFKKLARPKAAVSCCHAFESVYAAETSIGGRHDGADLLHNT, translated from the exons ATGCCGGCCAGCAGCCACCCGCCGTCGCCTGCGTCTCCGCTGGAGGACGACAACCTGGTACCCCAGATCCTCCTCCGCCTTCCTCCGGATCCCTCCTCGCTCCCGCGCGCATCCCTCGCTTGCACGCGCTGGCGCAACCACGTCGCCGACCCGGGATTCCGCCGCCGATTCCGCCTCCACCACTGCCACAACCCTCCCCTTCACGGCTTCTTCGACGGTTGCGGAAGCCTGGACTTCCTGCCGACGCTGGACGCCCCCGATCGCGTCGCTCCCGAGCGCTTCTCCCTGAAGCTCGACGAGGGCGACGGCGTTTGCAGGCCGCTCGGATGCCGCCACGGACTGGTGCTCATCATCGTCCCGAAGCTTCTCCAGGTCCTGGTGTGGGAACCCTTCACCGGCGACCAGCACCGCCTCGATGTTCCCCCGGGGCTCACGACGAATGGTTGCGATGCGAGCCGGATCAACGGGGCGGTGCTTCGCGGTGCCGCCGGGGACGCCGAGCACTTCCAGGTGGTCTTGGTGGCGGCAGACGGCGGGGTAGAAAACCGACGAGCAGTGGCCTGCGTCTACTCGTCGGAGGCCGGCGCATGGGAAAGGTTCATCACAACACCCCTTCCAAACCATGGTCATGCGAGCAGCTTATTTCTGAGGTATTCCACCAGCGTTTACATGGATCATGCTGTGTTGGCTGGAGATTCCCTTTACTGGCAGCTCATTGGGAATTTCCAAGGAATTCTCCAGCTTGATTTGGAGAGGAAGAGGCTGGCTGTAATGCCGGTGCCGGTGCCAATCTATAGCAAGGGCAACTGCTTCAAGCTTATGCGGGCCgagggtggtggtggtggcataGGATTCCTGTTCATGTCGAATTCGGACTACATTGCCCAGTTATGGAGGAGGAAGACCGATGCCAATGGTGTTGCTTCATGGGTGATTGGAAGGTCTATCGAACTCGACAAGTTACTTTCGCTCCGTTCAGGGATGGAGAACATACGGATCGTAGGGTTTGCAGAGGACAACAACGTGGTACTTATGGATATGCTAAGTGGCTTCTTCATGATCCAACTCGACTCACTGCAGTTCAAGAAGCTTGCCAGACCCAAGGCAGCGGTGTCCTGTTGTCATGCGTTTGAAAGCGTCTACGCTGCTG AAACAAGCATTGGTGGTAGACATGATGGAGCTGATCTTTTGCATAATACATAA